The nucleotide window CCAAGTGAGTGACCTGCGACCATATCTGGTTTAAAGTTATCTCCTAAAGTTTTTGCTAAAATTACTGAGTGTAAAAATATGGCAGGTTGTGTAACTTTGGTTTGTTTTAGATCTTCAGCAGAACCTTCAAACATAATATCTGTAATAGAAAAACCGAGTATATGATTGGCTTTTTCAAAAAATTCTTGCGCTAAAGGTGAGTTTTCATAGAGGTCTAAGCCCATCCCTGAAAACTGAGCACCTTGACCTGGAAATACATATGCATTCATGTGACTAATTTTTAGTGCTGCAAAAATATGAATATTTATCTTCTCTCATAAGTAATAAAAGAAAATGCATAGTTATGGTCTTCATCAGCTTCATGAGTTTCTCTGTTAATCTCTTTCCAAATTTTTGAATCTACTTCTGGGAAATAAGTGTCTGCACCTTCAAACGTTGCGTGTACACGAGTTAGTTCTAGTTTATCAGCTATGTTTATGGATTGTTTATAGATTTCACCTCCACCAATAATAAAGGGTTGATTGTCTTTTCTTGCTGCGTCAAGAGCATCTTCAAGATTATTTACAATAATAACTCCTTCTGGTGCTTTGTAGTTGTTTTGCCTAGTAATAACAATGTGTGTACGGTTCGGCAACGGTTTTGGGAAACTTTCAAAAGTTTTGCGTCCCATAATAATATGGTGACCTGATGTGAGTTTTTTAAATCGTTTTAGATCATTACTAAGGTGCCAAATTAGGTCGTTGTCTTTTCCAATAGCATTATCTTCACCAGCAGCTACAATGATGGTTAACTCATTGGAGTTTTTTTTTTCTTCAGATTTAGTATCTGGATGCGTTTCATTATAGGCTTGTGATTGCGCAATTTTACGCTCTTCTTTTAAAAAGCCCTCTTTTAACTTATCAATGCGGTTTTGCTGTTGGCTTACTAGCTTATCTAATTGTTGTTTTTCCCAATCCTTGCCCATAAACTTATTGGTGATAAAAACATTAATAAAGTGATATACAAATAAGAACAACCAAATAAGTATGGCATATACAAACCAATTAATACCAGCTATAGTAAAATCGTTACCAATACCAAGAACGGTATTTGCCAGAATTAAGAAAACGGCACCAATAAGAAATACAACAAAATGAATGTATAAACGCTTCTTTTGTCTTATGCGTTTTTGTGCGTATTCAATGAGTTCTAATTGGTCTTTATCTATTGTTGAAACTTGTTTTTTCTTTCCAAACATAAGTCTAAAATTATCCGATAAAGATACTTCTTTTTCACTAAAACGATATCGCAATCACTATGGAATTTATTTATGCCGTGTTCGCAAACGATATCGTTGATTATCAGGTAATAAGCAGTGTTTTTTTTATTATTGATATTACAGATTTTGCCATAAATAATTATAGAGTTTATCAAAAAGTAAAGGCTATTTTATTAAATTGATAATTCTTTCATTTAAAGTGAGTTAAACCGTTCCCTCTGGTTTTTTCTTTTATATTTTTGAAGCATTATTTAAAACTATAATTATGGCAATTAAAAAGCAGTATTTAAAAAGTAAGCCAGTTTGTAAGGTAACATTTTCTGTTCCTGCAGAGGAGGCAAAAAGTGTAGCAGTTGTTGGAAGCTTTAACGAGTGGAATACTGAAGCTACAGAATTAAAGAAATTAAAGAACGGTACATTTAAGGGTACTGTAGATTTAGAGAGTGATAACTCTTATGAGTTTAGATACGTTGTTGACGGTAAATACGTTAATGATGAGCAAGCAGACGCATATGCATGGAATGACTATGCAGGTGCCGAAAATGGTGTGTTGAATTTGTAATATTCCTTTATAAATTAATGTATTAAAAAGGTGTTTCTTTCTACAAGAAACTCCTTTTTATGATATTAATCAGGTACAGCAAAAACTATTGGAATTGAAAAGGGTACCACTACAGGCTCACCTCTTTGATAACCTGGTTTTGTTAATTTTGGTATTTTCCCAATAACTCTTATGGCTTCTTTTTCTATACCAGGATGTGGACCTCTGGCTTGTATATCTTTTACTCGTCCTTTTTTATCGATTTTAAAGACGACATAGATGCGTTGAATACCAGGATCTAACCTATACTTTTTTGCTAGTTTAACTTTAAAGTTTTTTGATATAACGGCTCTTACTTTATCGCTCATACATTTTTTTAAATCCTCATTGCTCAAGCTTTCATCACATCCCTTATAAATCGGAACTTTCTCTATGATATCAAAAGGCACCTCGTCTGGTGTGTAACCTAAAATAGGAACAATAGTGTCTTTAGCTTTGTCTAGATAAAAACCAAATAAATTTCTTGCGCTTTGGGCTACACCATTGTTATATCTGTCTAATACAGGTTTAACAACAGGGATACTGTCTAATAAATACCTTAAACCTTCAACTCTGTTGCTTGCTGGGTTCGAAATCCTAGAATAATGTTTAACAACCTTCCCTTGTTCGTCATATAGTATATTGGCGCTAACGGTTACGGTGTCCTTTTTAGCTTCTAGGAAGATGGAATCCTTTAATAATTTTCTGTTAATGTGTTTCGCTAAAAACTCATGAAAAGAAATCTCATAGCAATGCTCTAAATCTTTAGAGTCTTCACAGCCCTTGTAAGCAACAAATGATCTTTTAAAAAGATTTGGTTGAGGCTTTTGAGCGCTACAAAAATTTATTGAGATAAACAGAAAAATAAATAGCTTAATATACTTCATGTTAATATTTATACAGCAACAACACCTTTAATATGTGGGTGTGGGTTATAATCGACAAGCGTGAAATCTTCAAATTTAAAATCGAAAATATCATTTACCTCTGGATTGAGAATCATTTTCGGTAGAGGTCTTATGTCTCTAGAGAGCTGTAATTCTAATTGTTCTAAATGGTTGTTGTATATGTGTGCATCTCCAAAAGTATGGATAAATTCACCTGGCTGGTAACCACAAGCTTGTGCCATCATCAGAGTAAATAATGCATAAGAAGCAATGTTGAAAGGAACACCTAAAAAGATATCTGCGCTGCGTTGATAGAGCTGACATGATAATTTACCATCCGCAACATAAAATTGAAAAAATGCATGGCAAGGAGGTAAAGCGGCTTTACCATTAGCTACATTCTCTGAGAAAGACTTAGAAGTGTCTGGTAATACAGAAGGGTTCCAAGCAGAAACCAACATTCTTCTACTGTTAGGATTGTTCTTAAGCGTTTCTATGACTTCCTTAATTTGATCTATTTCTTCACTCGCCCAATTACGCCATTGGTGACCATAAACAGGGCCTAAATCTCCATTTTCGTCTGCCCATTCGTTCCAGATTCTAACACCATTTTCGGTTAAGTAGTTAATGTTAGTATCTCCTTTAAGAAACCAAAGTAACTCGTATATAATAGACTTAAGGTGTAGTTTTTTGGTAGTTACCATAGGAAAGCCTTCGTTCAGGTCAAAACGCATTTGGTAGCCAAATACACTTTTGGTACCTGTGCCTGTTCTATCTCCTTTTTCGTTTCCGTTTTCTAATACGTGCTTTACTAAGTCGTGATATTGTTTCATGCATACTTCCTGCGAAAGCAGGAATCTCATTTAATTAAACTTTATTTTTAAGCGAAATGCAAATAGCATAATGCAAAAACGAAAATAAAAAAAAGCTTCAAAACCATTGATTTGAAGCCTTGTATAATATAAAAAGTTATTAACTGTAAATAATCGATATTCCAGCTTTCACTTCGACAAGCTCAATGTAACACGCAAGAATTGGTTTTTTACCCTATAATCATTCCTGCAATAGTCGCAGAAATTAGTGAAGCAATTGTACCACCAATCAATGCTTTCATCCCGAATTTAGATAATTGTTTTCTTTGTCCTGGCGCAAGTGAACCAATTCCTCCGATTTGTATACCTATTGATGCGAAATTGGCAAATCCACAAAGCATATAAGTGGCCATTATAATAGACTTTTCGTAATTAAGATGTGTGGTGTTGGCGACATTTTTTAAATCAGCTAACTGTATATAGCCAACAAATTCGCTTGCGGCAAGTTTGATGCCTAAAAGTTGCCCCATCATCATCATATCCTCCTTTGCTACGCCTATCAACCACATGAGAGGTGCGAAGATGGTTCCTAAAATAAATTCTAATGATAAGCCATCGTAAGCAGTATTGGCAGCAATAACTTCATTTAATGAAGTAAAATGCCAATTTATATTTAAAGATTCAATTCTAATACCATCAAAACTTGCAACACCACCTAAAACACCATTTATCATAGCAATAAAGGCAACAAATACTAATAACATAGCGCCAACATTTACTGCCAACCGCAATCCTTCTGTAGTTCCGTTGGCAATGGCATCTAATAAATTTGCACCGATCTTTTCTTCTGATACTGAAACATCAGTGTTGATTGATTCTGTTTGAGGAAATAGTATTTTTGAAATAACAATAGCGCCAGGTGCGGCCATAACTGAGGCTGCTAATAGGTGCTTAGCATAAAAACGCTGCAATTCAATATCGTCACCACCTAAAAAACCAATATATGCTGCAAGTACAGCACCTGCAACAGTTGCCATACCACCAATCATTACCAATAAGATTTCAGACTTATTCATTTTTTCTAGGTAGGCTTTAATTAAAAGCGGAGCTTCAGTTTGTCCCAAAAAAATATTACCAGCAACACTCAGGCTCTCGGCGCCAGAAATATTTAGTAATTTAGTTAATAACCACCCAAAGGCTCTAACAATTTTTTGAATAACGCCCAAATAAAATAATACCGATGTTAGTGCTGAAAAGAAAAGGATGGTCGGTAATACTTGGAAAGCAAAAATGAACCCAAAAGAATTAACATCCATCATTCCGCCAAAAATAAACTCACTTCCTGCCTGGGTAAACGTTAACAGTTTAATAAAACCATCACCAACCCACTCAAAAGCAGTTTTTACAAACTCAACTTTAAGAACTCCTATAGCTATAACTAGCTGAAATGCTAAACCAATACCCACAGTTTTCCAGTTTATAGCTTTGCGGTTACTACTAAAGAGAAAAGCTATCGTAATAAGGGTAAACATACCCAAAATCCCTCTCCATAAACTATTAAAAGAAAAACCCAGACTTGGCTTTATAGTGTTTGTGGCACTTTTGTCTATTAAGGTAGAAGTAACAGCGATACCTTTAGTTTCTACGGATGTAAAACTATATATTGTTGATTTTTCTGAAAAAACAAGTGTTGAGTCTGTAAACTCACGAACTTTATACTTTCTAATGGTATCTTTAGGTGTGTTATAATAAAAAACTAAAAGATTATTCTGAAATGTATAATGACCAGAAGCTTTAAGACTGTCTCTACTTAGTAATTTATAATCAAAATCTCCTTCTTTAAGTTTTAATATATCAGCATCAGAAACGACCAAGGATTTTCCTGTTTTTAAATTTTCAATCGCTGTAAATTGCCATGTTTTTTCTAGCTCTTGTGCTGTAATTGCGGAAAATCCAATAAAAATAGCAAAAAGAGCTTTAAAAAAATGATTCATAAAAGAGGGTGTTAGTTAACGCTTAGAAATTTCGTCTCTTATTTTTGCTGCTTTTTCGTAGTCTTCGTTATTTACAGCTTCCTCTAAAAGACTATTTAATTCTTCTAAGGATTTATCCTTATAACCTTCTTGTTCGGCAACTGCACTTTCAATTTCTTCAGCAATGAGATCATCTACAAGTATACTATCCTGTTCTTCATCCTCTTTCTTAGGACTAACTTTAAGGTAGATGCCTGCTTTGTCTAAGATATTTTTGTATGTGAATATTGGCGCCTGAAATCGTAAAGCTAAGGCAATAGCATCGCTTGTTCTGGCATCTATGATTTCTTCAATTTTGTCGCGCTCACAAATAAGGCTAGAGTAAAAGACACCATCAACTAACTTGTGAATAATCACTTGCTTTACCACAATATCAAATCTGTCGGCAAAATTTTTGAATAAATCATGAGTTAATGGTCTTGGTGGACGAATCTCTTTTTCTAGTGCTATAGCAATAGATTGCGCTTCAAAAGCACCAATTACGATTGGAAGCTTTCGGTCTCCATCAACTTCATTAAGGATTAAGGCATATGCGCCATTTTGCGTTTGGCTGTAGGAAATACCTTTTATATTTAAACGAACTAAACTCATGAATTTTAAAACACAAAGAACTGTTTAAATTTGGACTTTACCAACTGCAAAATGCAGAATTGGATATTTTTCTCGATACTTTCGATAAAACGTAAAGCTATTAAGAAAATCGAAATTTAAACAGTCCTTTAATATTACAAGGTACTAAAATTATGCGTTTTGTGCTTTAAAAGCTTTTAGTTTTTCGATTAAAGCTGGTACAACTTCAAAAGCATCACCAACAACACCATAATCAGCAGCTTTAAAGAATGGAGCTTCAGGATCTGTGTTTACAACAACTTTAACTTTAGAAGCATTAATACCTGCTAAATGCTGAATTGCACCAGAGATCCCAATTGCGATGTATAAATTTGAAGCCACGGGTTTACCTGTTTGTCCTACGTGTTCACCGTGAGGCCTCCAACCAAGATCAGATACAGGTTTAGAGCATGCTGTAGCAGCACCTAAGACATCCGCTAACTCTTCTATCATTCCCCAATTTTCTGGGCCTTTTAATCCTCTACCACCAGACACAACAACCTCTGCATCAGCAATACTTACTTTATCTGTTGCTTTATCAACAGATTCTACTTTAACACCAGAGTCTGGTATAGATGGTGAGAAATCCTCAACAGAAGCGCTTCCGCTAGCTTCAACGATTCCAAAAGAATTGTTAGATAAACCAACAATTTTAACGTCTGTGTTTATTTCTGTATTAGCAAAAGCTTTATTAGTAAAAGCTGTGCGTTTCACTGTAAAAGGTGAAGTGCTCGATGGAGCCTCAACCACATTAGAAACATAGCCTGCATCTAAACCAACAGCTAGCAAAGGCGCTAAATATTTACTATCTGCACTAGAACTTAAAACAACAACTTTTGCACTTTCGTTTTTGGCAGCTTGCTCTATTACAGCAGCGTGTTTTTTTGCGTTAAAGTTATTTAAGCTATCGTCTTTTACAGATAATACTTTAGAAGCTCCGTAAGCTCCTAAACTCTCGTTATCATCTGCATTAATGGCAACAGCAGTCACTGTTGTGCCCATTTGGTCTGCAACAGCTTTTGCGTATGATACGACTTCTAAAGCTGCTTTTTTAAATTTTCCGTTTTCTGACTCTGTATATACTAAAACTGACATAATGTTTTAAATTTTAAAATTTCAAACAGCAAATTCCAATTTTAAGTTTTTCGGAATTTAGAGTTTGAGATTTGGATTTTGTTGTTAAATGACTTTAGCTTCGTTATGAAGTAAATTAACTAACTCATCAATATTATCTGCATCTACTAATTTAAC belongs to Winogradskyella sp. J14-2 and includes:
- a CDS encoding dihydrofolate reductase, producing the protein MFGKKKQVSTIDKDQLELIEYAQKRIRQKKRLYIHFVVFLIGAVFLILANTVLGIGNDFTIAGINWFVYAILIWLFLFVYHFINVFITNKFMGKDWEKQQLDKLVSQQQNRIDKLKEGFLKEERKIAQSQAYNETHPDTKSEEKKNSNELTIIVAAGEDNAIGKDNDLIWHLSNDLKRFKKLTSGHHIIMGRKTFESFPKPLPNRTHIVITRQNNYKAPEGVIIVNNLEDALDAARKDNQPFIIGGGEIYKQSINIADKLELTRVHATFEGADTYFPEVDSKIWKEINRETHEADEDHNYAFSFITYERR
- a CDS encoding isoamylase early set domain-containing protein — encoded protein: MAIKKQYLKSKPVCKVTFSVPAEEAKSVAVVGSFNEWNTEATELKKLKNGTFKGTVDLESDNSYEFRYVVDGKYVNDEQADAYAWNDYAGAENGVLNL
- a CDS encoding energy transducer TonB produces the protein MKYIKLFIFLFISINFCSAQKPQPNLFKRSFVAYKGCEDSKDLEHCYEISFHEFLAKHINRKLLKDSIFLEAKKDTVTVSANILYDEQGKVVKHYSRISNPASNRVEGLRYLLDSIPVVKPVLDRYNNGVAQSARNLFGFYLDKAKDTIVPILGYTPDEVPFDIIEKVPIYKGCDESLSNEDLKKCMSDKVRAVISKNFKVKLAKKYRLDPGIQRIYVVFKIDKKGRVKDIQARGPHPGIEKEAIRVIGKIPKLTKPGYQRGEPVVVPFSIPIVFAVPD
- a CDS encoding thymidylate synthase, producing the protein MKQYHDLVKHVLENGNEKGDRTGTGTKSVFGYQMRFDLNEGFPMVTTKKLHLKSIIYELLWFLKGDTNINYLTENGVRIWNEWADENGDLGPVYGHQWRNWASEEIDQIKEVIETLKNNPNSRRMLVSAWNPSVLPDTSKSFSENVANGKAALPPCHAFFQFYVADGKLSCQLYQRSADIFLGVPFNIASYALFTLMMAQACGYQPGEFIHTFGDAHIYNNHLEQLELQLSRDIRPLPKMILNPEVNDIFDFKFEDFTLVDYNPHPHIKGVVAV
- a CDS encoding NupC/NupG family nucleoside CNT transporter — protein: MNHFFKALFAIFIGFSAITAQELEKTWQFTAIENLKTGKSLVVSDADILKLKEGDFDYKLLSRDSLKASGHYTFQNNLLVFYYNTPKDTIRKYKVREFTDSTLVFSEKSTIYSFTSVETKGIAVTSTLIDKSATNTIKPSLGFSFNSLWRGILGMFTLITIAFLFSSNRKAINWKTVGIGLAFQLVIAIGVLKVEFVKTAFEWVGDGFIKLLTFTQAGSEFIFGGMMDVNSFGFIFAFQVLPTILFFSALTSVLFYLGVIQKIVRAFGWLLTKLLNISGAESLSVAGNIFLGQTEAPLLIKAYLEKMNKSEILLVMIGGMATVAGAVLAAYIGFLGGDDIELQRFYAKHLLAASVMAAPGAIVISKILFPQTESINTDVSVSEEKIGANLLDAIANGTTEGLRLAVNVGAMLLVFVAFIAMINGVLGGVASFDGIRIESLNINWHFTSLNEVIAANTAYDGLSLEFILGTIFAPLMWLIGVAKEDMMMMGQLLGIKLAASEFVGYIQLADLKNVANTTHLNYEKSIIMATYMLCGFANFASIGIQIGGIGSLAPGQRKQLSKFGMKALIGGTIASLISATIAGMIIG
- a CDS encoding bifunctional nuclease family protein gives rise to the protein MSLVRLNIKGISYSQTQNGAYALILNEVDGDRKLPIVIGAFEAQSIAIALEKEIRPPRPLTHDLFKNFADRFDIVVKQVIIHKLVDGVFYSSLICERDKIEEIIDARTSDAIALALRFQAPIFTYKNILDKAGIYLKVSPKKEDEEQDSILVDDLIAEEIESAVAEQEGYKDKSLEELNSLLEEAVNNEDYEKAAKIRDEISKR
- a CDS encoding electron transfer flavoprotein subunit alpha/FixB family protein, producing the protein MSVLVYTESENGKFKKAALEVVSYAKAVADQMGTTVTAVAINADDNESLGAYGASKVLSVKDDSLNNFNAKKHAAVIEQAAKNESAKVVVLSSSADSKYLAPLLAVGLDAGYVSNVVEAPSSTSPFTVKRTAFTNKAFANTEINTDVKIVGLSNNSFGIVEASGSASVEDFSPSIPDSGVKVESVDKATDKVSIADAEVVVSGGRGLKGPENWGMIEELADVLGAATACSKPVSDLGWRPHGEHVGQTGKPVASNLYIAIGISGAIQHLAGINASKVKVVVNTDPEAPFFKAADYGVVGDAFEVVPALIEKLKAFKAQNA